The region GGACGAATCCCGCGGCGAGTTGCCCGCCGATCTGGTCGGTGAGGGTGTGGCTGTATTCAAGAGCGGCATCCGCGCCGAACTTCGTGGCGCGTTCCTCGGCGGAGTACTGCGTGACATCGCTGTAGGGCAGCTTGTGCACGACGATCAGCTCGCCGCGCTCGTCGAGCGCCTCGTGGTCGAACAAGTACACATCAGGGTTGAGGAAGCCCACGAGCAGAGTTCCGCCCGGTCACAGGACGCGGAAACACTCACGCCACACCGGTGCCAAGTCCGGTACGAACAGGTTGGAGACCGGATGGAATACGACGTCGAATGTTGCGTCGCCGAAGGCGCTGAGGTCGCGCATGTCGCCTAGTACTCCAGCTTTTGATCGCGGTCTTGTGAGTGGCTGGCCTGGCGCAAGACGCCGTGGCGTTAACCGTTCTCGCAGGCCCTGGCATTGAACTCCGCTACGGGGACGGTGATTGCGGAGAACTCTTCCGTACCTGTGCGCGGTTCACCGACGTGAACAGTCGCGAGGAGGTCGGCGAGGAGTCTCCCACGAGGCGGCCCCGCTCACGGCCCACGCGCGGGCGAAATCGTCCGCTGCCTCAATCGCTACGCGGCCCGCGAGGTCTTCCACCTGGTCAAACAGCTACAGCCAGGACCCCGCTCATAGGGGCAGTGACAGAAAACGCGCTGCAGGACCCCCGCGAGCTAGTGCCGCATAGGCCAGGGACGCCTTCAAGGGCGACCAGGGAGTCGAATGAGGGCCGCTGTTCCGGTGGCCCTCACGACGGAGCGGACGGGGCGGAACTGGGCGCTGCGCACGGATGCCAGCCTTGGCGACCGTCGGTGTGCGGATCCCGATGGCGACGCACCAGCGCAGACAGGTGGGAGCGCCATGGTTGTTCCACTTCTGCCGTTGACGCTGCGGGTCAGATCGTCAGCACGAGTCGGCCCGGCGAGGCGCCAGCTTCCGCTTCACGGTGGGCCTCGGCGGCGTGCCCCCAGGGGCAGGACCTCGGCGACGCGGGTGGTAAGGCGGCCGGTCGCCAGCCGTTCCAGGATCTCCGCAAGCTGTGCGCCGTCAGGTGCACCGCGGACGGCCGCAACCCGGATGGCGCGTTCGGCGGTGGGGAGACGAGCCTGGGAGGCGGAGACGAAGCAACTGCCCGTTCGCAGTACGGGCAGCAGCGGGTCGCCGATCAGCGCGGCATCGAAGACGCCGTCGATGCCGCCTGGGGTCAGGCGCAGGACGCTGGCGGCGATGTCGTGCGGTGCACAAGAACGGGCCGCTCCCAGTCCCCTTCCGCGTCCCGCAGTTGGGCAAGGATCCGGTCCGCTGGCGCCTTACGCGTGCCGGTGGCCTTGGCATGCGTCGGACTCGGCCCAGGCGCGGTCCCATTGCGCAGGGCGTCGCCGATCCAGCCGTACCCGGGCTACCCGCCAGCCCCCAGCACGAACACGCACGCATCGGCCCCAGCGGCCGCCCCGACCGCCGACGCCTGCCGAGTCCACCGGGTCTCAGGCCGCCGGCCTCAGGGGGTTTGCCATCCCAGACAGGCATCCCAGGCTTCTTTGTTTCTGCAGGTGGTAGGGGGTGGGATCGTTCCACCGTTGCAGGTTGGGTAGCGGCTGTTGCCTCAGGCCCACGAGGCATCCGAGGCTATGGCTGTCGCACCGGCTGAAGCGGCCGAGAGCCCGGCAGCGCCACGACACCCCGACTCACCCGTCCACTGGGACACCCATCTCTTCGGGAGCCCGGGGTGCAGGCGCGGACGCTCAAGGGGGCGCCCGACCGCCTTCGCCCCCGCCAACGCGGTCCGGGAGGAGACGGGGTGGTGCGGCGCCGACAGCCCTGCACCGTAAGCCGCAGTGCCGGGCCGCAGGCGCGTGCGACCTAACGCCGATCAGAAGGAGGAACACGCATATGAACATGAAGTCCCTTGCGGGCCGCCGGGTGGCCGTGGCCGCGGGTCTCGTCCTGGCTCTTGGGTGTGGTGTGTCGGCGCATGCCTCCGCCACCGGGCCAAGGACGATCAGCGGCAAGACCGATGAAGGGGTGACGCACCGCTCCGGCGGCAGTGGCGACAAGGGCACCATCGCCGCCTGCTCCCAGGACGTCCTGGGGGTGTCCTCCGTGAAGGAGCCCGCGGACAGCAAGGAGGCCAGGCACCTCCTCTTGATCGTCCAGAACGCCGGCGACAAGAAGTGCAACCTCTACCGCTACCCTCTCGTGCGGCTTGGCGCCGATGCCCGGACCACGGTCCCCGTGATCAAGGAGAGCGACCCGACCCCGGGGGTGCCCGTCACCCTCGCGCCGGGTGAAGAGGCATATGCCGCTCTGCTCGTCAGCGGCGGCGCCAGGGACGAGTACGAGGCGAAGAGCATCACTCTGAGCCTCCAGGGCCGCAAGCTCGGCAGCAACGCGGGCAAGCCGATCGATGTCCCCATGCCCGCCCCCACGTTGTACGCGGACGACGGCCAGCTTGTCACCTACTGGACGACTGCTTCCGGTTTCGCCCTGGATTTCATCATGTCGAAGTGACGGACCTCGATCCGGACCTCTTCCCAGCGGCTGACCAGAACGCTCACATGGCCTACTGAACACCGGCTGAAGTCGGCCGATGGCCCGGCAGCACCATGACACCCCACCCACCGTGCACCCGCCCCTGGGACACCCATGTCCTCGGGCACCCAGGACGCGGGGTGAGGCCGGTGGGGGTACAGCGAGACACACGTGTGCGTGGTCGGTGGGCGCGCCCGCCGTCGTGGTCGGCTGAGGTCCAGGCGGGCCCCGGGTTCGCCTGTAGCAAGACCGTCCGCAAGGAGCATTCGCGACGAGTAGCAGAGCTCTGCTGGCCGGGCCCGGGCGTGACCATCCGCAAGCACCTTCGGTACGTGGGAAGTTTGCGACAGCAGCACACGTCCACCCGGCTTCGCTCCCACCCTGTCATGTCCGTCGACACTCACGGACAATCCGAACGAATAGTCGAATTACTGGAGGTTTGATGAAGCCCGTCATACGGAAGGTTGCAAGCTTCGCGGGGGTGAGTGTGGCCGTCGCGGCCATGTCCATGACCGGTGCATCCGCAGCCCACGCGGAGTCCCCCACCCAGGGCTGCCCGTACCCATACGTCTGCTTCTACGTGGACGGCAATGCCTTGAACGCGGGCACGCCGCTCTCGAAGTACCGGGACGTCACCAGCGCCTATCAGGCGGTCACGCCCCGGCCGCACTACGGGGTCCTGAACACCCGGAATGACGACGTGGTGTATCTGCGGCTCCAGAGCGGGGGCTCAATCTGCCTTGAGCCGAACACCCAAACCGTGTTCACCAACTCCTACAGCGTCAACGGAATAAAGATTTCCAGCAGCTCCACGTGCTGAATCCGCTGGAATGGCCGGCAGGCGTGCGTGAGCGCGCCCGCCGGGCGACGGGCAGGGCTGCGTGAGGCGCCCCCAGCGGCCCGGCCAAGCCGTTCGTCAACGGCAAGACCCTCGGAGCAACCCGCACCACAACGGTGCGGCCCCTGGGTCAACCCCGCGGCCGGAGAGATGCACGGCACCACCTCCCTGCCCGGATCCCATCGTCGGCGGGGACGGCCGGGCCACCGCCCCTGCCGGTCCTGCTGTCGGACGGGCTGTGCGGCCTGTCGCTTCGTCAGTCGCCGGTTTCCGCCTTGTCGTCGTAGGCGGCGGTCATGGGGACCCAGCCAGCGGGGTTGCGGTACCAGTAGTGCGGTAGCCCCTTGATGCTGGTGGTGCGGAACGGGCGGCCGTGGTCGTCGATGCGCGCCGTGCCGGTCCGGCCCTGTGAGGACCAGTCCAGGTCGAGGTACCAGTCGCAGGTGCAGGACTCGGTGTGCGCGGAGAGCAGCAGGACCTCCGGCTCCCGCAGGGACACCTGGTAGGGGAAGTCGACCGCGGGCGTCGGCCTGTCCGGGTCGTTGCCGGGCATCGAACGGGCCAGGGGTCGGTGAGCGTCGAGGTTCACGGAGAAGTAGCGGGGGACGAGGATGGCGCCGCAGCCTTCATACATGGAGTAGGCGATGCCCCGGCGGGCGGCGGGGGTGGTGCGGTTGACCACGCGCACATGCAGTGCCTCCAGGACGACGGCGGCGGAGCCGCGTCCCTGCACCGAGATCCGCAGATCGGTGGTGCCGCCGTGCACCGCCCCCTGGGACGCGGCCCACACCGCGGCGTCCGCCGGGGTCGGCGGCGGCGGGACCTGCTGCGGTGGCTTGGCGATGACGTAGTCATGGGCGCATTCGCGTTGCCAAAGCTGGGAGTCGGCCGTCCAGGTGAGCGGAGCCGGCGGTGCGACCGTGCCGGCGCTCGCCCGGCTCGTCTGCGGGCTGTCGCCGCTGTGCGTGGCCGACGTTGAGGGTTTCGGTGTGGTGCGGGCGGAGGCCGACGACTCACCGCCACCGGAGACGGGTCCGGCAGCGGATGTGGTGAGGCCGGCGAGCGCGACGGCGAGCGAAACCGCCAGCGCTATCGATCGCCCAGGCTGTCGTCGAGGCCGCCCGGCGTGGGGCCGTCGGTCGGCCGCCGAGGCCGGCTCCGGGCGCGGGTCGGCCGGCAAGGTCGGCTCGGGTGCCTCGTCCGCCGGGCTGCTGTGACTCGCGGATGCGGCCGATGCCGCGGTGCTTGTGGCGTCGTGGGGCGTCGGTGTCCGCCGGGCATCAGATGAGCGGGACCGTTGCCGTGCGGCGACTGCCAGGATCCACCGGCGGTGCAACTCCACGCGTTCCTCGGGGGAGGCTCCGCAGAGTGCGGCGAACCGCTCGATCCCGGTGAAGTCCAGGGGAACCGCCTCTCCGGCGCAGTAGCGGTGCAGCGTGGAGGCGTTCATGTCCAGACGGCGGGCCAGCGCCGCGTAGCTGCGGTCTGTGCGCTCCTTCAGACGCGTCAGCAGTAGCGCGAACTCCGCCACGTCATCGTGGATTGCATCCATGTGGTCCGTACTCGCATCCATCCGTCGGCCTGTGCAGTCCTGTCCCGATCCGGGGCGGCATCCCAGGCACTCCCCATAGCTGCACGTCAATACGGCTGGGATGGTTCCAGGGTTGCGCCATCCCTCTCCTCGACGCCTGGCACTGAGGTTCCGACTTGTATGGCTACCGCCATACAAGTCGGAACCTCAAGGAGCCACGCCATGACCGGGACCGGCCCACTGCGCGGCGTACGGGTCCTGGAACTCGCCAGCCTCGCGCCTGCCCCCTTCGCCTGCACCGTGCTGTCCGACCTCGGAGCCGAAGTCCTCCGCATCGATCGCACCGATACCCCGGCCCGGGACGGTGCCGCCCAGGTCCCCTTGGCCCGAGGCCGCCGCTCGGCCGCCATCGACCTCACGGCCGTCCCTGGTCGAGAGGAGCGGGAGCGTGGGGCCGACGGTGTGGTGGGACGGGCGGGTGGTGGGGGCCTGGGCGCAACGGGCCGACGGGGAGATCGTGTGGCGGATTCCTGGGTGGGGAAGACGTGGGGGGAGAGGCGGAGGCGGAGCGGCTGACGGCATGGCTGGGTGCGACCAGGTGACGCCGGGGTTCCGGACGCTGGTGGAGAAGGAGTTGTCGGCCGGCTGAAGGCTGCTTCTCTCCGACTCATCCGCCTGTTCGGTTCGGTCGATCTCCGTACGTCTCTCGTGCCCCACAGCCTTGCGCAGGGCGACGTACCGTCGAGGACGAACGGGCGCAGTCGGCACGGCTCTTCGAGGAGTACGTCCATGAGCGTGGAACAAGAGGCGAGCAGTCCAGACCGCATTCCGAGGATCTCGCGGCCCGAGCTGAACAAGCTCGCCCGCCGGCTCCTCCTTGCCGCCCAGCAGGCAGATAGGCCTGGTCGATGCTCCAGTACGCTCTGGGCGCGTCCCCGCTGAAGGTGGGGAGCGACTTCACCAAGGTCATGGGTGAGGCGGTGCGCGAGTCCAATGCCATGGAATTGAAGTCCGGCATTGCCCAGTTGGCGGTCCTGGTCCACCCGGACCCCGTGTTCTCCCTCACCGACCTGGATCACGTGGAGTCGGGGCTGCGGGGCCTCCTCGCGCGGTCGCCGGAACCGCAGGCGCCCCCGCCCCCGCGCCGTCGGAGTGGTCGGGCAGCCTCTCGTCGGCGAAGGGTGCTCGCTTCAGGGGCTCCCCTCGAACCCGAGCCGATCGAGGACCGTGCCGTCCCGCCCCATGACGTCGGCGGACCGGCCATCGGCGAACCGGAGATCCGCGGCTCCCAACTCCCGGGCCCGGGCTCGTGGAGCTGGTGATGACATCAGGAAACCGGAAGCAACGCGAATTCCCCCTGTGCGCATAGAGAGTGGTGGGTGAAATTGAGCCGACAATGTCCCAGGAACTCGTTGCGGCGTATCTCAAGGGCCCGGTCGTGGTCGCCCTGTACATCGATTTCGCCGACGTGGTCCGCCAGCCCCTGAAAGTGGCCATCTCCGGGCTGCTCGCCTGCCGGGAGAATGTGCCGCTGGGGCAGGCTCCCTCGGTGCGATCCCGCCGCACATCGAGTAGGGGCGAACCGCCGGTGCTCGCACGCCAGCGGCCAGGACCGCGTAGAGCACCCACCTCGTGGAGGAGCTGGGGAAGCCGGCGGGGAACTCGCGCAGCAGTTACAGGACTTGTGGCCGCCGTTTACCAAGACGAGGGTTCGAGGCCGCCCGTGCGATGGCCGGTGAGGGGCCGCTGGTAGGGCGGGCCACTGGGCTGTCCGTCAATGCCGGTCACGGGTGGACGAGGAGTCAACTTATCGTTATCCCGTCCAGAGCAGGTTCGTCGTCTTGGGCGTGGGCACGCACGGCGAGGTTCATGTTGCCGCAGTGGTCTGCCCACTGGGCCAGATCCTGGGCACCAAGTCCTTTCCGGTCACGGCGGTCGGCTACCGTCGGCTGCTCGCCTGGGCCCGCAAGTTACCGGTAGTTCGTTAAATCCGGAGGTAGAGGTCACCACCGGACACGGCATTGACCTCTACCTCCGGATTTAACGAACTACCGGTAGGCATGGTGCGGCGGGCCGGGGTGGAGGGCACCGGTACCTTCGGCGCGGGTCTGTCGCGGTACCTGCTGGCGCAGCATGTCGCGGTGTTCGAGGTGAACCGGCCCGACCGCTCGGCCCGCCGGCTGCTCGGGAAGTCAGACTCGCTCGACGCACAGGCCGCCGCGCGGGCGGTGCTCAGCGGTCGCGCCCAGGCGCGGGCGAAGACTGGCGACGGTCCGGTGCAGAGTGCTCGGATGTTCAAGCTCGCCAAGGATTCCGCGGTCAAGGCCCGCACTCAGGCGATCAACCAGCTCAAGGCCGTTCTGGTCGTAGCCGACCCGGTCCTGCGGGAACGGCTGTCTGGCCTGGGCAACCGCGAACTGTTCCGCACCTGCGCACGCCTCAGTCCGCGCGAGGGCGAGGCCGGCGGGAGCGATGAAGACCCTGTAGCCGAGGCCACTCTCATGACGCTGAGCATGCTGGCTCAGCGCATCGAGCAGCTCACCGGGCAGATCGATGAGCTGAATCAGCGACTGACCGGGCTCGTTGAACGCCATGCCCGGCAGCTGCTCGCGCAGGTGGGTATCGGCCCGGACTCCGCTGTCACGCTCCTGATCGCCATGGGCGACAATCCCGAGCGGCTGGGCAGCGAGGCGTCTTTCGCCGCTCTGTGCGGAGTCAGCCCCATCGAATACTCCTCGGGCGGCCGGAGCTCGCGCCGGCTCAACCATGGTGGCGACCGGCAGGCGAATGCCGCTCTGCACCGCATCGTGTTCACCCGCCTGCGGGTCGACCCGCGTACCCAGGACTACTACGAGCGCCGCATCAAGGAGGGCAAGACCCGTCGTGAGATCATCCGTTGCCTCATTGGGGAAGTATTGATGGTGCGGCCCAATCCACGGGTCGTGACTCCCTCGGTGGGTGTTGGGGGACGGCCTCGTTGCCGTGCCGCGCTCGACGGCCAGTTTGAGTTTTGCCGCCCCTGACACACCGGGGCCCCAGACCGGCGTCAAGGACATGCCCGACCGAGGGCCGAACAATGAGGAACCGGCAGCTGGGTCTCGCCACCTGCGGAGTCAACCGCCAACTCCGACAGAAGGGCTGGGATTGATGTTCGTCGGATGGGACTGGGCCAGCGCCAGCCATGACGTGACCGTCATTGAGGACCGCGGCATCGTGATCGACCATTGGGCCTTCCAGCACAGCGAAGACGACTTTGAGACTGCTTTGGCCCGGCTGGCCAGCCACGGCACCCCGGCCGTACTGCCCGTCATCATCGAACGTTCCAGTGGGCTGGTCGTCGACCGCTTGCTCGAGGCCGGACACCCGGTCGTCCCCGTGCACCCCACCGCCTTCCACGCCGCCCGGCCTCGATGGGGCGCCTCCGGCGCCAAGTCCGATCCTGGTGACAGCTACAAACTCGCCGACTACCTGCGAACCGACGGCCACCGCCTGCGCCGCCTCGTGCCTGTCGACAGCGGCCTGCGAGAATTCCAAGCCCTCGTGCGCCTGCGCGACGACCACGTTCGCGCACGCACGGCCGCCGGCAACCAGCTCGGCGCCCTGCTCGAACAGCACTGGCCTGGGCCCAGGAACCTGTTCTGCTCGCTCGTCTCCGACATCGCCCTGAACTTCCTGACCGACTACCCCACCCCGCAGGCGGCCGCCCGACTCGGCGAAGCCCGCATGGCCGCCTTCTGCAAGCGCCATGCCTACCGCGGCGGCAAACCGGCATCCGCACTGCTGGCCCGGCTCCGCTCCGCTCCCGTCGCCCCGGTCAGCCTCCCCACGCCCGTCCTCACCGCGCTCATCACGGCACAAGTCCAGCTCCTGCGCAGTCTGCAGGCCACCATCACCCAGCTCGAGACGACCATCAAGAAGTGTCTCGCCAGGCACCCGCGCGCCGTCCTCCTCGCCCGGTTGCCTGGCGTGGGCACCATCAACCTCGCGCAGCTGCTTGCCGAGGTCGGCCCGATCCTCGACCGCGTCGAGTCCGCCGAACAGGCCGCCGCCGAGTGCGGAGCCGCACCGGTGACCAAGGCATCCGGGAAGGCACATGGCGTCTACTTCCGATGGGCCGCCAACACACGTGCCCGCAAGGCCGTCACCGCCTTCGCTCACAACTCCCGCATGCAATCACCCTGGGCCGCCGCCCTCTACGCAAACGCCCGCGCACGCGGGAAACGCAACCCGCACGCCACCCGCATCGTCGCCCGCGCGTGGCTCCGCGTCATATGGGCCTGCTGGCACAACGCCACCCCCTACGACCCTGACAACCACCCCGCCACCCAACGCCTCAAAGCCAGCTGACTTGACTCAGAGGACTCAAACGCTACGCGGCCCGCGAGGTCTTCCACCTGGTCAAACAGCTACAGCCAGGACCCCGCTCATAGGGGCAGTCGTGACAGATGAGAGGCTCAGGCGGGTGAGTGAGACACCGATGAACACCCTGCAATACCGCTTTGACGGGCCAGAAGACGCCCCTGTCCTGATCCTCGGTCCCTCACTGGGTACCACCTGGCACATGTGGGACCGGCAGATACCGGAGCTGTCCAAGAACTGGCGGATCTTCCGGTTCGACCTGCCGGGCCACGGCGGCGCCCCCGCCTACCCGGCGGGTTCCGTGACCGAACTCGCGGGGCGGCTGCTCGCCACCCTCGACGGGCTCGGCGTGCAGCGCTTCGGTTACGCGGGCTGCGCGTTCAGCGGGGCCATCGGTATCGAGCTGGCCCTGCGTCACCCGGAGCGGATCGCCTCGCTCGCCGTGATCGCCGCCTCACCCCGCTTCGGATCGGCCGACGAGTTCCGGCAGCGCGGGGTGATCGTGCGCAGCAACGGTCTCGACCCGATCGCGCGATCCTCGCCCGAGCGCTGGTTCACGACCGGTTTCGTCGCTGCGCAGCCCGCGATCACCGAGTGGGCCGTGCAGATGGTGCGCACCACCGACCCCGGCTGCTACATCGCCGCCTGCGAGGCGCTCGCCGCGTTCGACGTACGTGTCGAACTGGGCCGCATCGGCGTCCCCACCCTCGTCCTCGTCGGCTCCGACGACCAGGTCACCGGACCCGCCGAGGCCCGCACGCTGGTCGCCGGAATACCGGACGCCCGCCTCGCCGTCGTACCCGGCGCCTCGCACCTGGTGCCCGTGGAGCAGCCGGCCGCGGTCACCGACCTGCTGATACGGCACTTCTCCACCGCCTGGCAGCCCGCCTACGACTCGACCACGGGCCAGATGGCCATCCCGGCGGCCCCGGTCAAGCCGGTGCTCGCGGCACCCCCGCCGGTCGGCCCCGTCGCCGAGATCGCCCCGCCCGTCGTCCAGCCCGCGGGCCTGGGCAGGCCCGATCCCTACGACGCCGGGATCAAGGTGCGCCGCGAGGTGCTGGGCGACGCGCATGTGGACCGGGCGCTGGCCTCGGCGGACGAGTTCTCCGGGGACTTCCAGGAGTTCATCACGCGCTACGCGTGGGGCGAGATCTGGGACCGGCCGGGCCTCGACCGGCGTTCGCGCAGCTGTGTCACGCTCACCGCGCTGGTGGCGGGCGGTCACCTCGACGAGCTGGCCTTCCACACCCGAGCCGCCCTCCGCAACGGCCTCACCCCGGACGAGATCAAGGAGGTGCTGCTCCAGGCGGCCGTCTACTGCGGTGTCCCGGCCGCCAACAGCGCCTTCAAGGTGGCGCAGCAGGTCATCCGGGAGGAGACCACCCCCCAGGAGTGATCTTGAGCCTGGTAGTGGGAGCACCTGTCTCGACAGCCCTCCGTGGCACCGGGAGGGGGAGGATGGACCCATGAAGCTCACGAAGAAGTCGCATGCCTGCATCCGTCTCGAGAAGGACGGGCGTGTGCTCGTCATCGACCCGGGGACCTTCACCGAGGAGGACGCGGCCGTCGGCGCGGAAGCGATCCTGGTCACGCACGAGCACCTCGACCACTTCAACGAGGACCGGCTGCGGGCCGGCCTGGAGTCCAACCCGGCGGCCGAGATCTGGACCCTGAAGTCGGTCGCGGAGAAGATCTCCGCGGCCTTCCCGGGCCGTGTGCACACCGTCGGTCACGGCGACACGTTCACCGCCGCAGGCTTCGACGTCCAGGTGCACGGCGAACTGCACGCCGTGATCCACCCGGACATCCCGCGCATCACGAACGTCGGCTATCTCATCGACGGCGGCCGCGTCTTCCACCCGGGCGACGCCCTCACCGTTCCCGAGCAGCCGGTCGAGACGCTGATGCTCCCGGTCATGGCCCCGTGGAACAAGATCGCCGAGGTCATCGACTACGTCCGCGAGGTGAAGCCGCAGCGCGCGTACGACATCCACGACGCGCTCCTGACGGACCTCGCGCGCCCGATCTACGACCACCAGATCGGCTCCCTGGGCGGCTCCGAGCACCTGCGGCTCGCGCCGGGGGCGTCGGCGGAGGTCTAGGGCCTGTCCGGCGGATCATGCCGGAGACGCGGGGTCTGGCACGCCCATCTGCGGCGTTGTCGTCGGTTGCCGACGCTCCGCGTCGACGCCCTCCTCCGCCTTGCAGCTGCACGCACCAGACCCCGCTCACCTGCACTTATGAGGCGCCGTTACTTTCCTCCGACCTGATCCGCCGGACAGGCCCTAGCACCACCCGAGAGCAGGGGCGCCGGGCGGGCGCGGCGACCCGTTGTCGTACCCGCCCGGTAGGTTGTGAGGCATGCGCATCGCGACCTGGAACGTGAACTCGATCACCGCTCGCCTCCCGAGGCTGCTGGCCTGGCTGGAGAGCAGCGGCACGGACGTGCTGTGCCTCCAGGAGGCCAAGGTCGCCGCCGAGCAGTTCCCCGTCGACGAGCTGCGCGAGCTGGGCTACGAGGCGGCGGTCCACGCGACCGGGCGGTGGAACGGCGTGGCGGTGCTCTCCCGCGTCGGCCTGGAGGACGTGGTCAAGGGGCTGCCCGGTGACCCCGGTTACGAGGGCGTGGAGGAGCCCCGGGCCGTCTCCGCGACCTGCGGCCCGGTCCGCGTCTGGTCGGTGTACGTGCCGAACGGACGCGAGGTGGACCACCCCCACTACGCCTACAAGATCCAGTGGTTCGAGGCACTCAAGGCCGCGGTCGCGGGCGACGCGGCGGGCAGCCGTCCCTTCGCCGTGCTGGGTGACTACAACGTGGCGCCGACGGACGACGACGTCTGGGACATCTCCCTCTTCGAGGGGGCCACCCACGTCACCCCGGCCGAGCGGGCGGCCCTCGCCGCGCTGCGCGAGTCGGGCCTGTCGGACGTGGTCCCGCGGCCCCTGAAGTACGACCACCCGTTCACGTACTGGGACTACCGTCAGCTCGGCTTCCCCAAGAACCGCGGCATGCGCATCGACCTGGTCTACGGCAACGAGCCGTTCGCCAAGGCGGTCACCGACTCCTATGTGGACCGCGAGGAGCGCAAGGGCAAGGGCGCGTCGGACCATGCGCCGGTCGTGGTGGACCTCGACGTGTGAGTGCCCCCGGGGCGCGCCTGTGGTGCGACCTGGAGTGCGAATGTCACGCTGGGCGTATGAACATCCCTTTCCTGGGCACCTGGCGCAAGAAGCACGGTCCCGCCTTCGGCGTCGCGGTGTTCTCCGACGGTGATCACGACTCCGACGGCGTCGCCGAACTCCTCTCCGAGTGCGAGCTGCTGCGCTCGCAGGCCCATCAGGCGGGCGTCGAACTCGACGACTCCGTCGCCTCGTTGGAAGCGCTGGACCAGCTGCTGCCGCGCTGGCGCGACGACGAGGAGAGCCTGCCATGGCTCGGCAACGACGCGGGGCTCTATCTCGGCTCGGTCATCGTGCGCACGGTGCCGGGCGCCCGCTGGGAGGTCTGGCCCAACGGCCACCCGGCGGTGCGGCTGGCCTCCGGCCGGGAGATCGATGTCGTCGCCGCCGGCCACACCTGGGCGTCCAGCGGCGCCCCCGAACTCTCTCAGTTGTACGCCGAGGTGGCGGAGGGGTAGCCCGTCCCGCCGTGACGGCGTAAACCTGAAACTTCATAAATACGGCTAATGCCCGAAAAGTGCGTGTCGCGTATGGGGGGTCACCCTGCCCGGATAGTTTGCGGCTTCTGCGACACAGCTGAGAGTGGGTAGGGCCGGGCATGGCTGTCGATCCTCTGATCGAACTGCAGGACGTGAACAAGCACTTCGGCGAGTTGCATGTCCTCCAGGACATCAACCTCACCGTCGGCAAGGGGGAGGTGGTCGTGGTCATCGGCCCCTCGGGGTCGGGCAAGTCAACCCTGTGCAGGGCGATCAACCGGCTGGAGACCATCGAGTCCGGCGCCATCAGGCTCGAAGGCCGGCCGCTGCCGGACGAGGGCAAGGCGCTCGCCAGGCTCCGCGCCGAGGTCGGGATGGTCTTCCAGTCCTTCAACCTCTTCGCCCACAAGACGATCCTGCAGAACGTCTCACTGGCCCAGATCAAGGTCCGTGGCCGCAAGAAGGAGGAGGCCGACCGGCGCTCCATGGAGCTCCTGGACCGCGTGGGCCTCGTCTCTCAGGCCTCGAAGTACCCGGCGCAGCTCTCCGGCGGCCAGCAGCAGCGCGTGGCCATCGCCCGCGCCCTCGCCATGGACCCCAAGGCCCTGCTGTTCGACGAGCCGACCTCGGCGCTCGACCCCGAGATGATCAACGAGGTCCTCGAAGTCATGCGGCAGCTCGCACGCGACGGCATGACCATGGTCGTCATCACCCACGAGATGGGTTTCGCACGCTCCGCGGCCAACCGCGTCGTGTTCATGGCCGACGGCCGCGTCGTCGAGGACCGCACCCCCGAGGAGTTCTTCACCAACCCGCGCAGCGACCGCGCCAAGGACTTCCTCTCCAAGATCCTCAAGCACTAGGCGGGGGAGTACGACCATGATCCGTACGACGCGTACGCGCCTCGTCGTGGC is a window of Streptomyces sp. NBC_00271 DNA encoding:
- a CDS encoding methyltransferase domain-containing protein, translating into MRDLSAFGDATFDVVFHPVSNLFVPDLAPVWRECFRVL
- a CDS encoding DUF4232 domain-containing protein, with protein sequence MNMKSLAGRRVAVAAGLVLALGCGVSAHASATGPRTISGKTDEGVTHRSGGSGDKGTIAACSQDVLGVSSVKEPADSKEARHLLLIVQNAGDKKCNLYRYPLVRLGADARTTVPVIKESDPTPGVPVTLAPGEEAYAALLVSGGARDEYEAKSITLSLQGRKLGSNAGKPIDVPMPAPTLYADDGQLVTYWTTASGFALDFIMSK
- a CDS encoding helix-turn-helix domain-containing protein, giving the protein MDAIHDDVAEFALLLTRLKERTDRSYAALARRLDMNASTLHRYCAGEAVPLDFTGIERFAALCGASPEERVELHRRWILAVAARQRSRSSDARRTPTPHDATSTAASAASASHSSPADEAPEPTLPADPRPEPASAADRRPHAGRPRRQPGRSIALAVSLAVALAGLTTSAAGPVSGGGESSASARTTPKPSTSATHSGDSPQTSRASAGTVAPPAPLTWTADSQLWQRECAHDYVIAKPPQQVPPPPTPADAAVWAASQGAVHGGTTDLRISVQGRGSAAVVLEALHVRVVNRTTPAARRGIAYSMYEGCGAILVPRYFSVNLDAHRPLARSMPGNDPDRPTPAVDFPYQVSLREPEVLLLSAHTESCTCDWYLDLDWSSQGRTGTARIDDHGRPFRTTSIKGLPHYWYRNPAGWVPMTAAYDDKAETGD
- a CDS encoding IS110 family transposase — its product is MFVGWDWASASHDVTVIEDRGIVIDHWAFQHSEDDFETALARLASHGTPAVLPVIIERSSGLVVDRLLEAGHPVVPVHPTAFHAARPRWGASGAKSDPGDSYKLADYLRTDGHRLRRLVPVDSGLREFQALVRLRDDHVRARTAAGNQLGALLEQHWPGPRNLFCSLVSDIALNFLTDYPTPQAAARLGEARMAAFCKRHAYRGGKPASALLARLRSAPVAPVSLPTPVLTALITAQVQLLRSLQATITQLETTIKKCLARHPRAVLLARLPGVGTINLAQLLAEVGPILDRVESAEQAAAECGAAPVTKASGKAHGVYFRWAANTRARKAVTAFAHNSRMQSPWAAALYANARARGKRNPHATRIVARAWLRVIWACWHNATPYDPDNHPATQRLKAS
- the pcaDC gene encoding bifunctional 3-oxoadipate enol-lactonase/4-carboxymuconolactone decarboxylase PcaDC; this encodes MSETPMNTLQYRFDGPEDAPVLILGPSLGTTWHMWDRQIPELSKNWRIFRFDLPGHGGAPAYPAGSVTELAGRLLATLDGLGVQRFGYAGCAFSGAIGIELALRHPERIASLAVIAASPRFGSADEFRQRGVIVRSNGLDPIARSSPERWFTTGFVAAQPAITEWAVQMVRTTDPGCYIAACEALAAFDVRVELGRIGVPTLVLVGSDDQVTGPAEARTLVAGIPDARLAVVPGASHLVPVEQPAAVTDLLIRHFSTAWQPAYDSTTGQMAIPAAPVKPVLAAPPPVGPVAEIAPPVVQPAGLGRPDPYDAGIKVRREVLGDAHVDRALASADEFSGDFQEFITRYAWGEIWDRPGLDRRSRSCVTLTALVAGGHLDELAFHTRAALRNGLTPDEIKEVLLQAAVYCGVPAANSAFKVAQQVIREETTPQE
- a CDS encoding MBL fold metallo-hydrolase, with protein sequence MKLTKKSHACIRLEKDGRVLVIDPGTFTEEDAAVGAEAILVTHEHLDHFNEDRLRAGLESNPAAEIWTLKSVAEKISAAFPGRVHTVGHGDTFTAAGFDVQVHGELHAVIHPDIPRITNVGYLIDGGRVFHPGDALTVPEQPVETLMLPVMAPWNKIAEVIDYVREVKPQRAYDIHDALLTDLARPIYDHQIGSLGGSEHLRLAPGASAEV